The Sphingobium baderi genome has a segment encoding these proteins:
- a CDS encoding type-F conjugative transfer system secretin TraK, translating to MTPTQYLIGSAIAGAALCSRMCIVTRTTGALLIAASAMGISAPALALGDQTLMASDGSQVECSASARDLTRISLVEDEFASVSKINTGNPADDFSVVNEPVRGDIYLSVPDGFARPALSFFATSKRGYVYKFICRIAGDQAVQVFISNPAIAKADAAEAGPRGVQQASSQDRAIELVQAMYGGQIVDGYEMRQRSLRPVYVGDLKVQMIAEYRGSEMTGRVLRIENKGAQETTLTEASVAPASSLAVSIAEPRLAPGKVTTAYLVSRTGN from the coding sequence ATGACACCCACCCAATACCTGATCGGCTCGGCCATCGCCGGCGCCGCGCTGTGTTCGCGCATGTGCATTGTGACCCGCACGACGGGCGCGTTGCTCATTGCTGCATCGGCAATGGGTATTTCGGCGCCTGCCTTGGCGCTGGGCGACCAGACACTGATGGCCTCGGACGGCAGCCAGGTCGAATGCAGCGCCTCGGCGCGCGACCTCACCCGGATCAGCCTTGTCGAAGACGAGTTCGCGTCGGTCTCGAAGATCAACACCGGCAATCCGGCAGACGACTTCAGCGTGGTCAACGAGCCGGTGCGCGGTGACATCTACCTGTCGGTGCCAGACGGCTTCGCCCGCCCTGCCCTGTCGTTCTTCGCGACCTCCAAGCGCGGCTACGTCTACAAGTTCATCTGCCGGATCGCAGGCGACCAGGCGGTGCAGGTTTTCATCTCGAACCCGGCGATCGCCAAGGCCGATGCCGCCGAGGCCGGGCCACGGGGCGTCCAGCAAGCCAGTTCGCAGGATCGGGCGATTGAGTTGGTGCAGGCGATGTACGGTGGTCAGATCGTCGACGGCTACGAGATGCGTCAGCGCTCACTGCGCCCCGTCTACGTGGGCGACCTCAAGGTCCAGATGATCGCGGAATATCGCGGCTCGGAAATGACGGGCCGCGTCCTGCGGATCGAGAACAAGGGCGCGCAGGAAACGACCCTTACCGAGGCCAGCGTCGCGCCGGCTTCCTCGCTAGCGGTTTCGATCGCCGAGCCGCGCCTTGCGCCCGG
- a CDS encoding type IV conjugative transfer system protein TraE, translating into MEFSYQHAQSQRILRQRNMLGVTALVLAGIVALLLLFSVTRSREIVLQPVLRSPLTLSSAGVSREYLELMTRDTAILTLDRSPGSLDYWMKSVLEIVSPRAQGKIKADLLEIVNEQRGSSISQYFQIQSMEIDTANLRSTVTGKLNTVVGQKVVSSDIRTFQFSWEYSGLSLKLIGFGMVQPEKKKGGLS; encoded by the coding sequence ATGGAATTTTCGTATCAGCACGCGCAGAGCCAACGCATCCTGCGCCAGCGTAATATGCTCGGGGTCACTGCGCTCGTTCTTGCAGGCATCGTCGCCCTGCTGCTCCTCTTCTCAGTCACGCGCAGCCGCGAGATCGTGCTCCAGCCCGTCCTGCGCTCGCCGCTGACGCTGTCGAGTGCGGGCGTCTCGCGCGAGTATCTGGAGCTGATGACCCGCGACACCGCAATCCTGACGCTGGATCGCTCGCCGGGCAGTCTGGATTACTGGATGAAGTCGGTGCTCGAGATCGTTTCGCCGCGCGCGCAGGGCAAGATCAAGGCGGACCTGCTGGAGATCGTCAACGAACAGCGCGGCTCGAGCATCTCGCAGTATTTCCAGATCCAGTCGATGGAGATCGATACCGCGAACCTGCGATCGACCGTCACCGGCAAGCTCAACACGGTGGTCGGCCAAAAGGTTGTCTCCAGCGACATTCGCACCTTCCAGTTCAGCTGGGAATATTCGGGGCTCTCCCTGAAGCTGATCGGCTTCGGGATGGTCCAGCCTGAAAAGAAGAAAGGCGGGCTGTCATGA